Genomic window (Gemmatimonadota bacterium):
GCGGCACCCGGCGGCCAGTGAGGTGTTGCGCCTCGCGCAGGCGAGTCGACAGCTGGAGTTTCGTCGAGCGGCGAGTGGTTCGCCGGTGGTGGCCCATGCGTGATGCCATCGCCTACCTGACGTCGCTCGCCCAGGCGCTCGCGCGCATGGGGCTGTACGCCGACGGCCACCCGGCGCGGCAACGGGCGGCCGATGCGTCGCTGGCCTCGCTTCGGTCGCTGCAGGCGCAGCATCCGCAGGTCACCTTTTCCTTCCTGGGCGATGTCGTGCTCTTCGGCGATGCCCCGCTGCGCGACCTGCAGGGGTGGGACTGGGGGCGCAAGCTGGCCGCGGTTGGGGTCCAGCGCCTCGAGTTCCACGATGCGGTGTCGACGGAGGAGTACCGGGCGTTCCTGGATTCGCTGCTCCCCAGGTTGGCGCGCGGCCGGGCCCTGGACGTCGGTCACATCGAGCCGCGCACGCCGGCCGGGGGGTCGGAGTGGATCCGCTATGGCGCGGTCGGTTTGCGGGAGCTGTCCGCGGCGCGCGACGCGTCGGCGGGGCAGGGTGGGGTGGACGGGGAGCCGATGGACCTGAGCGATGAGGCGGCGGCCGTCGCCTGGCTACACGACGAAATCATCGAAGGGCGCGAGGTGGCACTGCAGGAAGCCGAGATCGTGGTCCACTCGCTTGCGGCATCGCTCCATGCGGGGCAGCGCATGCTCGTCCCGCTCCTGCAGCTCAAGGAGTTCGACCAGTACACCACGACCCATGCGCTGAACGTGGCGGTGTTGTCCATGGCGCTCGCCGAGCGCCTGGGCCTCTCGTCGCGCGAGATCCTACAATACGGGATGGCCGGCTTGCTCCATGACCTGGGCAAGATCAAGGTGCCCGTGGAGATCCTGCGCAAGCCGGGCAAGCTCACGCCGGAGGAGCTCGAGGCGATGCGCCAACACCCGGCAGACGGCGCCCGGCTCATCCTGGCGAGGGACGACCGCCTGGATTTGTGCGCGACCGTTGCCTTCGAACACCACATCATGATCGATGGCGGGGGATACCCCACCCGCATGCGGCGCTGCGACTGCCACCACGCGTCCATGCTGGTCCATGTCTGCGACGTGTACGACGCGCTGCGCACCAACCGGCCGCATCGCATCGCGTGGGAAGCAACCGATATTGCCTCGTACATCGAGGGCCGGATCGGGCTGGAGTTCGAGTCGACGGTCGGACGGGCGTTCCTCGCGATGATTGGCGAGGCGGACGTCACGACGGCGCGCGCGGATATCATCGACGACCTCATCGCTCAAGCGGGTTAGGCCACCGATCGACTCCCGCCTCCCGCAGTGAACCTGCTGCGGTGTGCGTTGTGCTGGTACCGCCACCGGGCGATCGGCGCCCTAACGTGACGGCATGCTGGCTGCGGTCCGTTCTGCTGCGTTGTCGGGGATCGAGGCCGTGCGGGTGACGGTCGAGGTCGACGCGTCGCGCGGCCTCCCGTTCTGGGTCGTCGTGGGCCTCGCAGCCCACGCGATCAAGGAGAGTCGCGAACGCGTGGGCGCGGCGCTGGCAAACTCCGGCTTCGACCTGCCGGCGCGACGCTTTACCGTGAGCCTCGCCCCGGGGGACATGCGCAAGGACGGCACCGCGTTCGACTTGCCGATTGCCCTGGCCATGTTGGCTGCCACCGGCCTCATCCCAAGTGACGCCTTGCAGGGCGTCGTCGCCGTGGGTGAACTCGGCCTCGATGGGTCCATTCGCCCTGTTCGCGGCATGCTGCCCATGGCGATGCACGCGGGCAACGACGGCCAGGTCCGCGCACTGGTCGGTCCGGTGGCCAACGCGCCGGAGGCCGCCTTGGTCCCCGGGCTGTCGTACTGGGGCGTGTCGACTCTGCGGGATGCCGTGGGGGCACTGAGCGGAGGCGAGGTGACCAGCCGGCCCCCTCCGCGCGCCACCGTCGCGATGCCGGTTCCGGACGTTGACCTGGCGGATGTCTCGGGGCAGGAGGTCGCGAAACGCGCGCTGGAATTGGCGGCCGCCGGTGGGCACGCGCTGCTGCTCGTGGGGACGCCGGGGTCAGGGAAGACGATGCTCGCGCGCCGGCTCCCGACGATCCTTCCGCGGCTCACCGAACAGGAAGCCCTGGAAGTCCTGACAATCCAGTCGGTGGCGGGCATGCCCGTGCCGGTCGCGCCGGAGCATGTGCCGCGACCGTTTCGCGCCCCGCATCACACCCTGTCCACCGCGGCGCTGGTCGGCGGCGGCAGTGTGCCGCGCCCCGGGGAGGTCACCCTCGCCCACCATGGCGTGTTGTTCCTCGATGAGTTGCAGGAGATGCCCCGGTCGCGACTCGATGTGTTGCGCCAACCGATGGAGGAGGGACGGGTGCTCATCGCCCGGGCGCAACAGGCGGTGACCTTTCCGGCGGCGTTCGCGCTGATCGGCGCGATGAATCCCTGCCCCTGCGGCTATGCCGGAGACACGAGCGGGCGGTGCCGATGTCCGGCGGCGGAGGTGGCGCGACATCGCGGTCGCGTCTCCGGTCCCCTCGCGGATCGGATCGATCTGACCGTGTCCGTCCCGCCGCTCGCGCTGCACGCCCTGCACGGCCGTCCCGGATCAGGCAGCGCCGAGGTGCGCGCGCGGGTGGAGGCGGCGCGCGGCCGCCAGGTCCGACGATTCGCCGGGCAACGGGTGCCGGGGTTGTGCAACGCCCGCGCGACCGGGCGCTGGATCGACGCGCATACGCCCGTTGATCCGGTGGCGCGGACCACGCTCACGCGCCTGGCGGAACGTGCAGGGCTCTCCGCCCGCGGGTACCACCGCATCCTCGCCGTGGCCCGGACCGTGGCCGATCTCGAGGACGACGACGTGATTCGTCCACCGCATGTGGCGGTGGCCTACCACTTCCGAACGAACGACACGCTGCCATCGCCCAACGGCGGTCCCTAAGTTGTCGCCATGACGCCGGACGCCCCCCTCGCGGATCCCGCCCTGGCCCTGCACAAGGAAGGGCAGCTCATCGCGCAGCTCCAGCAGCGAGGGTCCATTCTCGTGGGATTCAGCGGCGGGGTCGACTCGGTGTACCTCGCGGCCGTCGCCGTGGAGGCCGTCGGGGCGGAGAACACCCTGGCTGTCATTGGTCGATCGCCATCGTACCCGGCGGTGCAATGGGAGGCCGCCCGAGCTGTCGCGACGCAGCTGGCGGTCCCGTGCCTGGAGGTCGACACCCACGAACTCGACGATCCGCGGTACGCGGCGAATCCCACCAATCGGTGTTTCTTCTGCAAGACGGAACTCTGGTCGGTGTTGGTGCCGATCGCCGCTGCCCGGGGGCTCGCCGTGGTCGCCGACGGGAGCAACGCGGATGACCGGACGGACTTTCGCCCCGGCGCCCAGGCGGCGCGAGACCATGGGGTATGGTCCCCGTTGTCCGACGCGGGGTTAACCAAGGCAGAGATCCGGCAACGATCCGCCGCGCGCGGCTTGCCGACGGCGAACCAGCCCGCCTCGCCCTGCCTGTCGTCGCGCCTCCCGTATCACATCGCGGTCACCACCGAGCGGCTGGCCCAGGTGGAGCGTGCCGAGGCCGCGCTGCGCGCGTTAGGCATCACCGGGGACCTGCGCGTGCGGCACCACGGTGACCTCGCCCGGGTCGAGCTTGGTCGCGACCAGCTGGCGCTGTGGCTCGCGCCTGGCGCCGCCGCACGTATCGCGGCGGCCCTGCGCGAGGCCGGATACAGCCGCGTGACCATCGACCTGCGCGGCTTCCGATCGGGATCGCTGAACGTCCTCGAGGGGGTGGGCGCATGAGCCGCGCGGGTGATGCCGCACAACTCGCGGCGGCGCTGCAGGCGCTCGCTGGCGAGGTTGTCGTCGAGGGCCGGGACCGCCTCGCGGTCATCCGACCTACGCTGGCGGGTTACGAGGATGTCATCCGGCATCGCGACGCCGTGGTCGCCGCCGCGCGGCAGCATGGATTTACGCACGTCTGCGTTGAGCTGACGTGATGGGCTGCCTGCGGAGGGTGGGTTGCCTGGTTGTCCTGCTCGTCGTGGGGGTCGGCGCGTGGTTGGCTCGCGACGTGTGGTGGGAGCGGGCCACCGGTGCAGCGCCCCGCGCGTCGGTTCGCTGGAGCGCCCCGCGGCAGGATAGCGCGGCGACCACTCAACGCCTGACGCGGTCGCGTCCAGACGCCTGGGTCAACCTTGATGCGAGCGACCTCGCCACCATGCTCGATGGGGCAACGGGGAAAGTCCTCAAGGAACCGGAAGTTGCGATCGTGGGGGAAACGGTGCGCGTCCGCGCGCGACTTGTCCTGTCGGAGGTTCCAACGGCTGGGGCGCTGGGCCCCCTCGCGTCGTTGCTGTCGGGCGAACCTCGCATCGAGCTTGCCGGGCGCCCGTCCATGGCGGGCCGCGGAATGGCCAGGGTGGTGGTGACCGATGTGCGCGTTGGCGGGGTGGAGGTGCCGGGAGCGGCCCGCGATGCGTTGTTGCGGCAGCTGCAGAAAGGGGGAAGCGAGGGAGAGGTTAGGTTTTCCCTTCCGTCGTGGGTGGGGGACATCAGGGTCGCCAACGGCGCGCTAACCGTGTACAAGGACAGGCCATGACACGCCGAATCCTCATTGTCGATGACGAGCAGGGCGTCCGGGCCGCCCTCGGCCAGCTCCTCGAGTACGAAGGGTACGAGGTGCGCACCGCGTCCTCCGCGTCCGAGGGGCTGGCGACCTACGACAAGTGGCGCCCGCACCTGGTGTTCATGGACGTGAAGATGGCGGGAATGGACGGGCTGGAAGCCTTGCGCCAGCTTCGCCAGACGGACCCGCGCGCCACGGTCGTGATGATCTCCGGTCATGCGACGATCCAGACGGCCGTCGAGGCGACCCAGCTGGGCGCCTACGACATCCTGGAGAAGCCGCTCGACACCGACCGGATCCTGGTTCTCCTGCGCAACCTCGGCCAGCAGTTGACGCTCGTCGAGGAGAACGAGCGGCTCCGCGCGTCGATCGCCTCACGCTACGAGATGGTAGGGTCGTCGTTCCCGATGCGCACGTTGATGGACCGTATCGAGAAGGTCGCGGTGACCCCCGCGCGCGTCCTGATCACGGGCGAAAACGGGACCGGCAAGGAATTGGTGGCGCGCGCGATCCATCGCCTGTCGCCACGCGCAGGCAAGCCGTTTATCGAGGTGAATTGCGCGGCGATTCCGTCCGAGCTGATCGAGAGCGAGCTGTTCGGGCACATGAAGGGATCGTTCACGGGGGCGATCGCGGATCGCGCCGGCAAGTTCGAGCAGGCGGACAAGGGGACGCTGTTCCTCGACGAGATCGGGGACATGAGCCTGGCCGCGCAGGCGAAGGTGCTGCGCGTGCTGCAGGACGGCGAAGTCACGCGCATCGGCGGGTCGAAGCGGGTACAGGTCGACGTGCGCGTGCTCGCGGCGACCAACAAGACGTTGGAGGATGAGATCGCCGCCGGTCGGTTTCGCGAGGACCTGTACTACCGCTTGAACGTGGTCCCGCTCCATGTCCCACCGCTGCGAGAACGGCGCGAGGACATCCCGCAGCTCGCCCGCCATTTTGTGCACCTGCTCTCTGAACGCGACGGGTCGCCCATGCGAACCCTCGACGCCACCGCGCTGGACACACTCGCGAACGCGGAGTGGTCCGGGAACGTGCGCGAGCTGCGCAACACCATCGAGCGGTTGCTGATCCTGGCCTCGGGGCAGGTGATCACGGCGGCGGACGTGGCGCGGCTCTCCGGGGCGCGTCCGGTGGATGGGTCGCCGTTAGGCGCCCTGCTCGACCTGGCGACGTTTGAGGAATTCCGCGACGCGGCCGAACGCGCCTACCTGCTGCACAAGCTGCGGGCGTTCAACTGGAACGTGTCCGAGACGGCGCGCGCGGTGGACATGCCGCGGTCGAATCTCTACAAGAAGATCGAGCGCTACAGCCTGGAGCGTGAAGGGTGAGCAAGAATTGGGAAGAGGAGATGAAGAAGATCGACCGGCAGCTCGAGTCGATCTCGGACGAAGCGCTCCTCCCGGCGAAGACGGCGGCGACGCCGGCGGCGAAGGCGGTGGCCGTGGAGAAGCAGGCGAACACGAAAACCCTGGGGGTGATGCTGCGCCTGCTGCTCTCCCTGGCACTTGGCGTGGGGATCGTCTTCTGGCCGTACGGGACCCGGTGCGGGCTTCCGTTGTTTGGGTACCTGGCCGCGGCGGGACTCATCAGCGTGACGGGCGCCTGGTCCGCCATCTGGACCTGGCGCCATCGCTCGGCGCGGGGACACCTCGTGGCGCTGGGGTTGGTGCTCTGGGGTGGCCTCCTCGCGGCCAACGAAATCCTGCCGCGCGTGGGGTACGCGCGGCCGACG
Coding sequences:
- a CDS encoding HD domain-containing protein, which translates into the protein MRDAIAYLTSLAQALARMGLYADGHPARQRAADASLASLRSLQAQHPQVTFSFLGDVVLFGDAPLRDLQGWDWGRKLAAVGVQRLEFHDAVSTEEYRAFLDSLLPRLARGRALDVGHIEPRTPAGGSEWIRYGAVGLRELSAARDASAGQGGVDGEPMDLSDEAAAVAWLHDEIIEGREVALQEAEIVVHSLAASLHAGQRMLVPLLQLKEFDQYTTTHALNVAVLSMALAERLGLSSREILQYGMAGLLHDLGKIKVPVEILRKPGKLTPEELEAMRQHPADGARLILARDDRLDLCATVAFEHHIMIDGGGYPTRMRRCDCHHASMLVHVCDVYDALRTNRPHRIAWEATDIASYIEGRIGLEFESTVGRAFLAMIGEADVTTARADIIDDLIAQAG
- a CDS encoding YifB family Mg chelatase-like AAA ATPase; translation: MLAAVRSAALSGIEAVRVTVEVDASRGLPFWVVVGLAAHAIKESRERVGAALANSGFDLPARRFTVSLAPGDMRKDGTAFDLPIALAMLAATGLIPSDALQGVVAVGELGLDGSIRPVRGMLPMAMHAGNDGQVRALVGPVANAPEAALVPGLSYWGVSTLRDAVGALSGGEVTSRPPPRATVAMPVPDVDLADVSGQEVAKRALELAAAGGHALLLVGTPGSGKTMLARRLPTILPRLTEQEALEVLTIQSVAGMPVPVAPEHVPRPFRAPHHTLSTAALVGGGSVPRPGEVTLAHHGVLFLDELQEMPRSRLDVLRQPMEEGRVLIARAQQAVTFPAAFALIGAMNPCPCGYAGDTSGRCRCPAAEVARHRGRVSGPLADRIDLTVSVPPLALHALHGRPGSGSAEVRARVEAARGRQVRRFAGQRVPGLCNARATGRWIDAHTPVDPVARTTLTRLAERAGLSARGYHRILAVARTVADLEDDDVIRPPHVAVAYHFRTNDTLPSPNGGP
- the larE gene encoding ATP-dependent sacrificial sulfur transferase LarE, producing MTPDAPLADPALALHKEGQLIAQLQQRGSILVGFSGGVDSVYLAAVAVEAVGAENTLAVIGRSPSYPAVQWEAARAVATQLAVPCLEVDTHELDDPRYAANPTNRCFFCKTELWSVLVPIAAARGLAVVADGSNADDRTDFRPGAQAARDHGVWSPLSDAGLTKAEIRQRSAARGLPTANQPASPCLSSRLPYHIAVTTERLAQVERAEAALRALGITGDLRVRHHGDLARVELGRDQLALWLAPGAAARIAAALREAGYSRVTIDLRGFRSGSLNVLEGVGA
- a CDS encoding sigma-54-dependent Fis family transcriptional regulator; this encodes MTRRILIVDDEQGVRAALGQLLEYEGYEVRTASSASEGLATYDKWRPHLVFMDVKMAGMDGLEALRQLRQTDPRATVVMISGHATIQTAVEATQLGAYDILEKPLDTDRILVLLRNLGQQLTLVEENERLRASIASRYEMVGSSFPMRTLMDRIEKVAVTPARVLITGENGTGKELVARAIHRLSPRAGKPFIEVNCAAIPSELIESELFGHMKGSFTGAIADRAGKFEQADKGTLFLDEIGDMSLAAQAKVLRVLQDGEVTRIGGSKRVQVDVRVLAATNKTLEDEIAAGRFREDLYYRLNVVPLHVPPLRERREDIPQLARHFVHLLSERDGSPMRTLDATALDTLANAEWSGNVRELRNTIERLLILASGQVITAADVARLSGARPVDGSPLGALLDLATFEEFRDAAERAYLLHKLRAFNWNVSETARAVDMPRSNLYKKIERYSLEREG